DNA sequence from the Neochlamydia sp. AcF84 genome:
CTTGACCTGGGACATTATTACCGCTATACCAACTCCCCTTTATCGCATGCCTCCAATGCAACTTCAGGGCAGATTTATAATAGTGTAATTCGTCGAGAAAGGCAGGGAGATTATCTAGGAAAAACAGTGCAGGTTATCCCTCATATTACCGATGAAATTAAGCAGCGCATTCATATTTGTACTAAGCAAGAAGAAAATATTGATGTTGTTTTAGTGGAAATAGGAGGAACAGTAGGTGACATCGAATCGCTGCCTTTCCTAGAAGCTATCCGTCAATTCCATAATGAAAATAAAGGCAAATGCTTAAATATCCACCTTACTTATGTTCCTTACTTAAAAGCAGCAGGAGAAGTTAAAACCAAGCCCTCTCAACATTCTGTACAAGTTTTAAGAGAAATTGGTATTTTTGCCGATATTATTATCTGTCGTTGCGAGAATCCTTTACCCGAAGAAGTTAAAGATAAATTAAGTCTTTTTTGTAATGTTAGCCGCCGAGCAGTCATTGACGAAGCAGATGTTGAATCGAGCATTTATGAAGTTCCTTTGAAGCTACATGAGCAAAATCTCGACTCAATGATTTGTGAAATGCTTCATTTGCCTAATAGACCTGTCGACTTGGCGGATTGGCAGAAAATCCTTGATACTATCCATCATCCTAAGGGAACGATTACGGTAGGAGTCATTGGTAAATATGTACAACATCAAGATGCCTATAAATCGGTTTTTGAATCTCTGCACCATGGGGCTATTTCTTTAGGTTACAAGCTAGAAATCAAATGTTATGAAGCTGATAAATTAGCAGAAGAAGGAGTGGATCTAGAAAATATAATCCAAGGATGCGATGGCTATCTGGTTCCAGGAGGCTTTGGAGAAAGAGGTTGGATGGGAAAAATCTTTTCGGCAAAATATTGTCGCGAGCGTAAAATACCTTATTTTGGTATTTGTCTTGGCATGCAAGTGATGGCAGTAGAATTTGCAAAGCATGTAGTTAAGCTGGAAGATGCTAATACAACCGAAGTAGATCCCTTTACAAAAAATCCTGTGATCTCTTTGTTAAGTGAACAAAAAGTTGCGCAAGATATGGGCGGTACGATGCGACTGGGAGCTTATAACTGTTGTTTGAAGCCAGGATCGAAAGCTTATCAGGCCTATAAAAAAGATAAAATTTCTGAAAGGCATCGCCATCGTTACGAGTTTAATAATAAATATAAAGAGCAGATGGAGCAAGCTGGTTTTACTATTTCTGGTACGCTGGAATCCGCCTCACTATGTGAGATTG
Encoded proteins:
- a CDS encoding CTP synthase, translated to MQTKYLFITGGVCSSLGKGLTAASIAMLLEKKGLKIALLKFDPYLNVDPGTMSPYQHGEVYVTDDGAETDLDLGHYYRYTNSPLSHASNATSGQIYNSVIRRERQGDYLGKTVQVIPHITDEIKQRIHICTKQEENIDVVLVEIGGTVGDIESLPFLEAIRQFHNENKGKCLNIHLTYVPYLKAAGEVKTKPSQHSVQVLREIGIFADIIICRCENPLPEEVKDKLSLFCNVSRRAVIDEADVESSIYEVPLKLHEQNLDSMICEMLHLPNRPVDLADWQKILDTIHHPKGTITVGVIGKYVQHQDAYKSVFESLHHGAISLGYKLEIKCYEADKLAEEGVDLENIIQGCDGYLVPGGFGERGWMGKIFSAKYCRERKIPYFGICLGMQVMAVEFAKHVVKLEDANTTEVDPFTKNPVISLLSEQKVAQDMGGTMRLGAYNCCLKPGSKAYQAYKKDKISERHRHRYEFNNKYKEQMEQAGFTISGTLESASLCEIAEVKDHPWMVGVQFHPEFKSKPTQAHPLFKSFVQAMIDYQAKK